Proteins found in one Fimbriimonadia bacterium genomic segment:
- a CDS encoding DUF2207 domain-containing protein: MKATRQWSDRRSRLYRAVCAVLLLGTSALALAKSYDHPLIEQTFRLLPNGDAEVTDIRTYRFSGSFSWADLRLKTTGQYGSYGIEYLGVKDADTGAELPSEQFSAGGEQVLKWSYKAEDEVKRFELRYRITGAVQRYPDAAHFYWKAIEDKHAPIETVRIRIVPPKPSPTLFKVFVHSLAAPGRLTFADDFSQADVEQSDIPEASFVELRVLLDPAIFVNAEVSSGQTYESLLEDERRNFEQVSKDYAAMRLKERLDKGLWVLAGLLFVAQMGALAWAYREHGREPRIAYDAVYEREPPREIPPAVVPAILPQVGYDKSAMGNAFAATLLEAARLGYLEIREVEDSGFLGLGLFKGTDLVYSLTDKGRALLAGRPVDLKRKERPLQPFEVDVLRVAFVEAGSGDAVTSDMIEKWGKEMVGQKSRFLIFIESWGPELRMWFENNFFQLDDQVSARWKTLLSVTSVLVAVPLLFTTPPFGWFAGAGAVLLCVIIAQASIGRRTPEAALEYRRWQAFKRMMTDFTALKSAGPEYLPLWELYLVYATALGVADKLLDNLKMVAKEYHQDLPAAVWFHSRSGVPGSMNLASLNKLSSSMSNFNSMAKALSSSTSSGGGFSGGGGGGGGGGSSSAG, from the coding sequence GTGAAAGCAACAAGGCAGTGGAGCGACAGGCGAAGCCGCTTGTACCGCGCCGTGTGTGCGGTGCTGCTGCTTGGCACATCCGCGCTCGCGCTCGCCAAGTCATACGATCACCCGCTCATCGAGCAGACCTTTCGCTTGCTGCCGAACGGGGACGCCGAGGTCACCGACATTCGCACGTACCGCTTCAGTGGTTCCTTTTCGTGGGCCGACTTACGACTGAAAACGACCGGGCAGTACGGCTCTTACGGCATCGAGTACCTCGGGGTGAAGGACGCAGATACCGGTGCAGAGCTTCCCTCAGAGCAGTTCTCTGCAGGCGGGGAGCAGGTGTTGAAATGGAGCTACAAGGCGGAGGACGAGGTCAAGCGCTTCGAGTTACGCTACCGCATCACGGGTGCGGTCCAGCGTTACCCTGACGCCGCTCACTTCTACTGGAAGGCCATCGAAGATAAGCATGCACCCATCGAGACGGTGCGCATACGGATCGTGCCGCCCAAGCCGAGCCCAACGTTGTTCAAGGTGTTTGTCCACAGCCTCGCCGCCCCCGGCAGACTCACCTTCGCCGACGATTTCAGTCAAGCCGACGTCGAGCAGTCGGACATACCCGAGGCCAGCTTCGTAGAGTTGCGTGTGTTACTCGACCCGGCCATCTTCGTGAACGCCGAGGTGTCGTCCGGCCAGACGTACGAGTCGCTGCTCGAAGATGAGCGCCGGAACTTCGAGCAGGTGAGCAAGGACTACGCTGCGATGCGGCTCAAGGAGAGGTTAGACAAAGGCCTCTGGGTGCTCGCAGGGCTGCTGTTCGTGGCTCAGATGGGTGCGCTGGCGTGGGCGTATCGGGAGCATGGCCGCGAGCCGAGGATCGCCTACGACGCCGTCTATGAGCGCGAGCCCCCGCGCGAGATTCCGCCTGCCGTGGTGCCCGCGATCTTGCCCCAAGTGGGCTACGACAAGTCGGCGATGGGCAACGCGTTTGCTGCTACGCTCCTCGAAGCGGCGAGGCTGGGCTATCTGGAGATCCGAGAGGTCGAAGACTCGGGGTTTCTGGGCCTGGGTCTCTTCAAGGGTACGGACCTGGTGTACTCGTTGACCGACAAAGGGAGAGCGCTGCTTGCGGGGCGGCCCGTGGACCTGAAGCGCAAGGAACGTCCGCTCCAGCCATTCGAGGTGGATGTCCTTCGTGTCGCATTCGTGGAAGCCGGCTCGGGCGATGCGGTAACCAGCGACATGATCGAGAAGTGGGGCAAGGAGATGGTGGGGCAGAAGAGCCGGTTCCTCATCTTCATCGAAAGTTGGGGACCGGAGCTGCGAATGTGGTTCGAGAACAACTTCTTTCAGCTTGACGACCAGGTTAGCGCCCGGTGGAAGACGCTGCTCTCGGTAACGAGCGTGCTAGTGGCCGTGCCACTCTTGTTTACCACCCCGCCATTCGGCTGGTTCGCCGGGGCTGGTGCCGTCCTGTTGTGCGTCATCATAGCGCAAGCGTCTATTGGCAGACGCACTCCTGAGGCGGCACTCGAGTATCGCCGGTGGCAAGCGTTTAAGAGGATGATGACCGATTTCACTGCCCTAAAGAGCGCAGGGCCAGAATACTTGCCGCTTTGGGAGTTGTATCTCGTGTACGCCACCGCCCTAGGTGTGGCGGACAAATTGCTCGACAACCTCAAGATGGTAGCAAAGGAGTACCACCAAGACCTGCCTGCCGCCGTGTGGTTCCATAGTAGAAGCGGTGTGCCGGGTTCCATGAACCTCGCATCGCTGAACAAACTATCCTCGTCCATGTCGAACTTCAACAGCATGGCGAAAGCTCTATCGAGCAGCACGTCGTCAGGAGGGGGGTTCAGCGGAGGCGGCGGAGGCGGTGGCGGTGGCGGTAGTAGTAGTGCGGGTTAG
- a CDS encoding LemA family protein: MVWVLVILILAVLVVAGWLIGSYNRLVTQRNRCHNSMAQIDVQLKRRHDLIPNLVETVKGYAAHEKEAFEKVSEYRAKAMSASTVSEKSQTENMLTQALRSVFAVAEAYPELKANQNFLQLQDELSDTESKIGYARQIYNDSVMLYENARQTFPTVLLAQMFGFGKEEYFELDATPEQREAPQVRF; this comes from the coding sequence ATGGTTTGGGTGTTAGTGATCCTGATTCTGGCAGTGCTGGTTGTAGCGGGTTGGCTCATCGGCTCATACAACCGCTTGGTCACGCAGCGCAACCGCTGCCACAACTCGATGGCGCAGATTGACGTGCAACTGAAGCGACGTCACGACCTGATCCCCAATCTGGTGGAGACGGTGAAGGGCTATGCTGCGCACGAGAAAGAGGCGTTCGAGAAGGTGAGCGAGTATCGCGCGAAGGCCATGTCGGCGAGCACGGTCAGCGAGAAATCGCAGACGGAGAACATGTTGACACAGGCGCTGCGCTCCGTGTTCGCCGTCGCGGAAGCTTATCCCGAGCTGAAGGCGAATCAGAACTTTCTGCAGTTGCAGGACGAGCTGAGCGACACGGAGAGCAAGATCGGCTACGCGCGCCAGATCTATAACGACAGCGTTATGTTGTACGAGAACGCGCGCCAGACGTTTCCGACCGTGCTGCTCGCGCAGATGTTCGGCTTCGGCAAGGAGGAGTACTTCGAGTTGGATGCCACGCCCGAGCAGCGCGAGGCACCGCAGGTGCGGTTCTAG
- a CDS encoding DUF4091 domain-containing protein, which produces MTGLETASRIERKWENMRGLVGLAIGVSLVTSAGAQVVAPAKSGSCKPPEVIKVQTWQVDPLVKVFPDSRPDVQPALTCEVAKGETATWQIALRCDLPAEALDADVSAFALRGGDAHLAGARVRFVGYVPVDRGLPAPPADRLRVPPCLYPDPLLEAAPDIEAGTTYAVWISLPVSMDAKAGEYVASLTLSGQCNGRAVSGKHELRLRVYDVAVGKSRLWVTNWFWNNSRHMQISAEVDTPQYWALLARYALNMAEHRQNVAIVPVLALTDFRPKEGGGWSMDFSRFNRWVHTFVRAGVIGRIEGGHIGGREGDWESQFLAQVPTVVDGAVRMANLPADSPEADAFYAQFFPALLENLQANGWLDIYMQHLADEPIASNIGSYRALAALVRKYAPGVPIVEACHTKDLVGSVDVWVPQLNYLHQDFEHYQQRQAEGEEVWHYTCIYPMGEYANRFIEHPLIKTRLLHWINYRYGITGYLHWGYNHWGEANPYEHLTGPFDSHGYLPAGDAWIVYPGKDGPVDSIRWETMRDGIADYELLCMLAERDPEAANRLAGRHILAFDRYEIDVTVFRQTRRELLERLSR; this is translated from the coding sequence ATGACGGGCCTGGAGACAGCGTCACGGATCGAGAGAAAGTGGGAGAACATGAGAGGCTTGGTAGGACTAGCGATAGGTGTCTCGCTCGTAACCAGTGCTGGCGCGCAGGTGGTGGCGCCAGCCAAGAGCGGCAGCTGCAAGCCCCCGGAGGTGATCAAGGTGCAGACGTGGCAAGTGGACCCGTTGGTCAAAGTGTTCCCTGACAGCCGACCCGATGTGCAGCCAGCCCTCACCTGCGAGGTGGCAAAGGGAGAGACGGCCACGTGGCAGATTGCGCTGCGCTGTGACCTGCCGGCAGAGGCCCTCGATGCTGACGTCAGCGCTTTCGCGCTCCGCGGCGGTGATGCGCACCTGGCGGGTGCGCGTGTGCGCTTCGTCGGCTATGTGCCGGTGGACCGGGGTCTCCCGGCACCGCCGGCAGACAGGCTTCGGGTTCCCCCATGCCTATACCCCGACCCACTGCTCGAAGCTGCACCCGATATCGAGGCCGGTACGACCTACGCCGTGTGGATCAGCTTACCTGTCTCGATGGATGCAAAGGCCGGTGAGTACGTAGCGAGCCTGACTCTTTCGGGGCAGTGCAACGGAAGAGCCGTAAGCGGCAAGCATGAGCTACGCCTCCGGGTCTATGATGTCGCAGTTGGCAAGTCGCGTCTTTGGGTTACGAACTGGTTCTGGAACAACTCACGACACATGCAGATAAGCGCCGAGGTAGACACCCCACAGTATTGGGCACTGCTCGCGAGATATGCACTCAACATGGCAGAGCATCGCCAGAACGTGGCCATCGTCCCTGTGCTGGCGCTGACGGATTTCCGCCCGAAGGAAGGCGGCGGATGGAGCATGGACTTCTCGCGCTTCAATCGCTGGGTGCACACTTTCGTCAGAGCGGGGGTCATTGGAAGGATCGAGGGTGGTCACATCGGGGGGCGCGAGGGAGACTGGGAGTCGCAGTTCCTGGCGCAGGTTCCGACCGTGGTGGATGGCGCGGTGCGCATGGCGAACCTGCCCGCTGATAGCCCCGAGGCAGACGCATTCTACGCGCAGTTCTTCCCTGCCCTGTTAGAGAACCTGCAGGCCAATGGGTGGCTGGACATTTATATGCAACACCTGGCGGACGAGCCGATCGCCTCCAACATCGGCAGCTACAGAGCCCTCGCTGCTCTGGTTAGGAAGTATGCGCCGGGAGTGCCGATCGTCGAGGCGTGTCACACGAAAGACCTCGTTGGTTCGGTGGACGTGTGGGTCCCGCAGCTCAATTACCTGCACCAAGACTTCGAGCACTACCAGCAGCGTCAGGCCGAGGGTGAGGAGGTGTGGCATTATACGTGCATCTATCCGATGGGTGAGTATGCGAACCGCTTCATCGAACACCCCTTGATCAAGACCCGACTGCTGCACTGGATCAACTACCGCTATGGGATCACTGGGTACTTGCACTGGGGATACAACCATTGGGGCGAGGCCAATCCCTACGAGCATTTGACCGGGCCGTTCGACAGCCATGGGTACCTGCCGGCGGGAGATGCGTGGATCGTGTATCCCGGCAAGGACGGACCCGTCGACTCAATCCGTTGGGAGACGATGCGCGACGGCATTGCGGACTACGAGCTGCTATGTATGCTAGCGGAGCGCGATCCGGAGGCGGCGAATCGCCTCGCAGGAAGGCACATCCTGGCCTTCGACCGGTATGAGATTGACGTCACGGTCTTTCGGCAGACGCGGCGAGAGCTGTTGGAGCGGCTCTCGCGCTAA
- the msrA gene encoding peptide-methionine (S)-S-oxide reductase MsrA: MRSQVATFAAGCFWGVEEAFRRVQGVLDTEVGYTGGTVANPTYHEVCSGRTGHAEAVRVTFDPSVVSYSELLDLFWGIHDPTTPNRQGPDIGSQYRSAIFFHSPEQEQEARASLQSQEASGRFGRPIVTQIEPAQEFYRAEDYHQQYLAKRGLGSCHVR; the protein is encoded by the coding sequence ATGAGAAGCCAAGTCGCGACGTTCGCTGCCGGTTGTTTCTGGGGGGTCGAGGAGGCGTTCCGGCGAGTGCAGGGAGTGCTGGACACCGAGGTGGGCTACACCGGCGGTACTGTCGCGAACCCGACCTATCACGAGGTGTGCTCCGGTCGCACGGGCCACGCCGAGGCGGTTCGCGTCACGTTCGACCCGTCCGTGGTGTCGTACTCGGAGCTGCTGGACCTGTTCTGGGGCATCCACGATCCGACCACACCTAACCGCCAAGGCCCTGACATCGGCTCGCAATACCGATCGGCTATCTTCTTCCATTCGCCTGAGCAGGAGCAAGAGGCCAGGGCGTCGCTGCAATCGCAGGAGGCCTCCGGCCGGTTCGGCAGGCCCATCGTGACGCAGATCGAGCCAGCACAGGAATTCTATCGCGCCGAGGATTACCATCAGCAGTACTTGGCGAAGCGTGGCTTGGGCAGTTGTCACGTGCGCTGA
- a CDS encoding DUF4236 domain-containing protein, with product MGFRFQRRIRLGKGLWANLSKGGVGFSVGRRGLRFSINPRGKKQVSVGAPGTGMSYRTGCILPTALLLLALASFLVR from the coding sequence ATGGGCTTTCGGTTTCAGCGTCGAATTCGCCTCGGCAAGGGCTTGTGGGCCAATCTCAGTAAGGGCGGCGTCGGCTTTAGCGTCGGTCGCCGCGGGCTCAGGTTCAGTATCAACCCGAGGGGTAAGAAACAGGTATCGGTCGGTGCACCGGGAACCGGTATGTCCTATCGCACGGGATGCATCTTGCCCACGGCCCTGCTACTGCTTGCGCTCGCCTCGTTCTTGGTCAGATGA
- a CDS encoding sulfite exporter TauE/SafE family protein, with translation MTEAILATGTAFWLGLLTAVSPCPLATNIAALSFVSRKASGTMAALATGGLYTLGRTLAYTVLGVLLVSGLLSAPHLSNLLQKHMNQLLGPLLILVGMILLGILSPKTPAVSVSEGLGRRTEQMGFAGALFLGVLFALSFCPASAALFFGSLLPVAVHAKSKVLVPAVYGVATGLPVLVCALLLAMGVQAVSRAHRAITRFESVARRLTGAVFVLVGIYYCLVHIWRII, from the coding sequence ATGACGGAAGCGATCCTGGCGACGGGTACGGCATTCTGGCTGGGCCTATTGACTGCCGTAAGTCCCTGTCCCTTGGCCACGAACATCGCGGCACTCTCGTTCGTGTCGCGGAAGGCGAGCGGCACGATGGCGGCGCTTGCTACGGGGGGGCTGTACACACTCGGACGCACTCTCGCCTACACGGTGCTAGGGGTATTGCTCGTGTCCGGCTTGCTCTCTGCTCCACACTTGTCCAATCTGCTGCAGAAGCACATGAATCAACTGCTGGGTCCCCTGCTGATCCTGGTGGGAATGATACTGCTCGGCATACTATCACCGAAGACACCTGCCGTTTCGGTAAGCGAAGGACTCGGTCGTCGGACAGAGCAGATGGGATTTGCTGGAGCGTTGTTCTTGGGAGTGTTGTTCGCGCTCTCCTTTTGTCCCGCCTCTGCTGCACTGTTTTTCGGAAGTCTGCTGCCAGTGGCAGTGCATGCGAAGTCGAAGGTGTTGGTCCCTGCGGTGTACGGCGTGGCGACCGGCCTGCCGGTACTCGTGTGCGCACTGCTACTCGCGATGGGAGTCCAAGCCGTCTCTCGAGCCCACCGCGCCATCACACGCTTCGAGTCGGTGGCGAGAAGGCTGACGGGGGCAGTTTTCGTGCTCGTGGGAATCTACTACTGCCTGGTGCACATTTGGCGGATCATCTGA
- a CDS encoding zinc-binding protein, which translates to MVFACSGASDVGAITDQVARKLSRRRLATMSCIAAIGGRVEDMVEKARAATSIVAIDGCDHECARRTLESVGAAGMMHFALQEMGMEKGNTPVSTENVDRVYDSIVQILKGVF; encoded by the coding sequence ATGGTCTTCGCATGCTCTGGCGCGTCGGACGTCGGTGCAATCACGGACCAAGTGGCTCGCAAGTTGTCGCGTCGTCGCCTGGCAACGATGAGCTGTATCGCAGCGATCGGTGGCAGGGTCGAGGATATGGTCGAAAAGGCCCGTGCGGCCACTTCCATTGTCGCGATTGATGGGTGCGACCATGAATGTGCGCGTCGCACATTGGAGAGTGTCGGCGCTGCGGGCATGATGCACTTCGCCCTCCAGGAGATGGGTATGGAGAAGGGCAACACGCCGGTATCCACCGAGAATGTAGACAGAGTGTACGATTCGATTGTCCAGATACTGAAAGGAGTCTTCTGA
- a CDS encoding TM0996/MTH895 family glutaredoxin-like protein, whose amino-acid sequence MKLQILGTGCPKCKLLAEHAETAAKELGLPYEIEKITDIGQIIQLGVMMTPGLAVDGKVVSSGKVLSAEAIKQLLQEGS is encoded by the coding sequence ATGAAGCTTCAGATACTAGGAACCGGATGCCCGAAGTGCAAGCTGCTGGCAGAACACGCGGAGACGGCTGCAAAGGAGCTGGGCTTGCCGTACGAGATCGAGAAGATTACTGACATTGGGCAGATTATCCAGCTCGGAGTAATGATGACTCCTGGGCTGGCGGTGGATGGCAAGGTGGTGTCTTCCGGAAAGGTGCTCTCAGCGGAGGCAATCAAGCAACTTCTGCAGGAGGGATCGTAA
- a CDS encoding permease, giving the protein MYDWRKEWRVLLLMLFVFLAFFYLPIEWLRESHRVKNALWEALYLARWYAQEHVLLCLVPAFFIAGAMAVFVSQASVMRYLGAGANKLLSYGVASVSGTVLAVCSCTVLPLFAGIYRMGAGLGPATAFLYSGPAINVLAIILTARILGLQLGVARAVGAVVFSIVIGVCMHLLFRNDEMAKASAAANTVQPEAPRPLWQNALFFASMIALLVFANWAKPEQGVGIWSAIYGVKWWLTSLSAIALGFIMTAWMGVKAWKLACVALPVAILVVVVPGAPMISFAAGVVGLSLVLATDSGEGKEWFGSSYGFAKQIMPLLLGGVLIAGALLGRPGSEGLIPSEWVTAAVGGNSLWANLFASVAGAFMYFATLTEVPIVQGLVGSGMGKGPALALLLAGPALSLPNMLVIRSVMGTRKTLAFILLVVILATLSGIVFGAFFGETTSS; this is encoded by the coding sequence ATGTACGATTGGCGGAAAGAGTGGCGAGTTCTTCTTCTCATGCTCTTCGTCTTCCTCGCCTTTTTCTATCTGCCGATCGAGTGGCTCCGGGAATCGCACCGCGTCAAGAACGCCCTGTGGGAAGCGCTCTATCTAGCGAGGTGGTATGCGCAGGAGCACGTCCTGCTCTGTCTCGTGCCCGCCTTCTTCATCGCCGGCGCGATGGCCGTGTTCGTCAGCCAGGCATCGGTCATGCGCTACCTTGGTGCCGGCGCAAACAAGCTGTTGTCGTATGGCGTGGCGTCGGTGTCTGGTACGGTGCTAGCAGTGTGCTCGTGCACGGTGCTCCCACTGTTTGCAGGCATCTATCGGATGGGGGCGGGATTGGGACCGGCCACGGCATTTCTGTACTCCGGTCCGGCCATCAACGTCCTCGCTATCATCCTGACTGCGCGAATCCTAGGACTGCAACTAGGGGTCGCACGCGCCGTTGGGGCAGTGGTGTTCAGCATCGTGATCGGTGTGTGCATGCATCTCCTGTTCCGCAACGACGAGATGGCAAAGGCATCTGCGGCCGCCAACACAGTCCAGCCCGAAGCACCACGTCCGCTTTGGCAGAACGCGCTGTTCTTCGCATCCATGATCGCGCTTCTGGTCTTCGCCAACTGGGCCAAGCCGGAGCAAGGTGTGGGTATATGGTCGGCCATCTATGGCGTGAAGTGGTGGCTGACCTCGCTCAGCGCAATCGCGCTCGGGTTCATCATGACAGCCTGGATGGGTGTGAAAGCCTGGAAGCTCGCGTGTGTTGCGCTACCGGTTGCGATACTGGTAGTCGTGGTGCCCGGTGCCCCCATGATCTCCTTCGCCGCAGGTGTGGTCGGGCTTTCGCTCGTACTAGCCACGGATTCGGGCGAGGGGAAGGAGTGGTTCGGCTCGTCCTACGGCTTCGCAAAACAGATCATGCCGCTGCTATTGGGTGGTGTGTTGATCGCCGGAGCGCTGCTCGGGCGGCCCGGGAGCGAGGGCTTGATCCCCTCCGAGTGGGTAACAGCGGCGGTGGGCGGCAACTCCCTGTGGGCCAACCTGTTTGCGTCGGTGGCGGGTGCATTCATGTACTTCGCCACGCTGACCGAGGTGCCGATCGTACAAGGACTGGTAGGAAGCGGTATGGGCAAAGGACCTGCGCTGGCGCTCCTGCTCGCAGGACCCGCCCTGTCGCTCCCCAATATGCTCGTGATACGTAGCGTGATGGGTACACGCAAGACCCTCGCGTTCATCTTACTGGTAGTAATACTAGCAACACTCTCCGGTATCGTGTTCGGAGCGTTCTTCGGAGAGACGACGTCATCGTGA
- a CDS encoding winged helix-turn-helix transcriptional regulator, protein MLDDTTRAALEAKAAVIKALAHPTRLFIAMELAKGERCVCELTDLVGDDVSTVSRHLSVMRAAGVVADRRVGTKVICSLRVPCLQGFLDCVDRVLEATARQRYELAMATRSAHSD, encoded by the coding sequence ATGCTCGACGACACCACGCGGGCCGCCCTCGAGGCCAAAGCCGCAGTTATCAAGGCCCTCGCACACCCGACTCGTCTCTTCATCGCCATGGAGCTTGCCAAGGGAGAACGGTGCGTGTGTGAGCTTACGGACCTGGTCGGTGACGACGTGTCCACGGTGTCACGTCATCTGTCGGTCATGAGGGCAGCGGGTGTCGTCGCCGACCGCCGCGTCGGCACGAAGGTGATCTGCTCGCTGCGCGTGCCTTGCCTACAGGGATTCCTGGATTGCGTCGACAGAGTGTTGGAGGCGACCGCCAGGCAACGATATGAGCTGGCGATGGCGACACGCTCCGCACACAGCGATTGA
- a CDS encoding peptidase S10, which translates to MEQPDQKADKNEKKEERYPLTTDQPPVVTSHKLQIGQKTLAYEAHTGMLPINGPTGETEAGVFFMAYFKKGADRAKRPLMFSFNGGPGSASLWLHLGAVGPKRVRLQDDGNLPPPPYKLVDNPETWLEDTDLCFIDPVGTGYSRPATKELGEKFWGLKGDIESVGEFIRLFLTRFERWTSPLFLVGESYGTTRAAGLAGHLIEKGIAFNGIILVSSILNFLTARFVKGNDLPYVLFLPTYTATAWYHKKLPKDLMKDLHKTLAEVEQWAGTEYTLALAKGDRLSVRERDEVVSRLSRYTGLEPRFIRNCDLRVNIHHFCKELLRDEGRTVGRLDSRIKGMDASGVTERPEHDPSMAAIRPPYTSMINDYIRGTLGYKTDVPYYVPYYVLGEGIEKPWDWGSAGEGPPDTSEALRSAFAKNPYMRLMVASGYYDLATPYYATKYTLAHMGLDRSLRDRINTSEYEAGHMMYIHGVSLKKLKKDVAAFISSALE; encoded by the coding sequence ATGGAACAGCCCGACCAGAAAGCCGACAAGAACGAAAAGAAGGAAGAACGCTATCCGCTGACCACCGACCAACCGCCGGTCGTTACCTCCCACAAGCTGCAGATCGGCCAGAAGACGCTAGCGTACGAAGCACACACCGGCATGCTGCCCATCAACGGGCCGACCGGTGAGACCGAGGCGGGAGTCTTCTTCATGGCGTACTTCAAGAAGGGCGCGGACCGCGCGAAACGACCCCTCATGTTCTCGTTCAACGGCGGGCCGGGTTCGGCCTCGCTCTGGCTGCACCTGGGTGCCGTCGGGCCGAAGCGCGTGCGGTTGCAGGACGACGGGAACCTACCGCCACCGCCCTACAAACTGGTGGACAACCCGGAAACCTGGCTGGAGGACACGGACCTGTGTTTCATAGACCCCGTCGGCACAGGTTATAGCCGTCCCGCCACCAAGGAGCTCGGCGAGAAGTTCTGGGGACTGAAAGGTGACATCGAGTCGGTGGGAGAGTTCATTCGGCTGTTCCTAACACGCTTCGAGCGTTGGACGTCCCCGCTCTTCTTGGTAGGCGAAAGCTATGGCACGACTCGCGCTGCCGGCCTCGCCGGGCACCTGATTGAGAAAGGTATCGCCTTCAACGGTATCATCCTCGTCTCGTCCATTCTCAACTTTCTAACAGCCCGATTCGTCAAGGGCAACGACCTGCCGTACGTGCTCTTCCTGCCTACATACACCGCTACCGCGTGGTATCACAAGAAGCTGCCGAAGGACCTAATGAAGGACCTTCACAAGACGCTGGCCGAGGTGGAACAATGGGCGGGCACCGAATACACCCTCGCACTCGCAAAAGGTGACAGGTTGTCAGTCAGGGAGAGAGACGAGGTGGTATCGCGTCTCTCGCGGTACACCGGGCTGGAGCCCAGGTTCATCCGTAACTGTGATCTTCGTGTGAACATCCACCATTTCTGCAAGGAGCTGCTCCGCGACGAGGGACGCACGGTCGGACGGCTCGACAGCCGCATCAAGGGTATGGACGCTAGCGGAGTAACCGAAAGGCCGGAGCACGACCCTAGCATGGCAGCGATTCGTCCCCCCTACACTTCCATGATCAACGACTACATCCGCGGCACCCTCGGCTACAAGACCGACGTTCCTTATTACGTGCCTTATTACGTGTTAGGCGAAGGTATCGAGAAACCGTGGGACTGGGGCTCGGCGGGCGAGGGCCCTCCGGATACCAGCGAAGCACTCCGATCGGCGTTCGCGAAAAACCCCTATATGCGTCTCATGGTGGCATCGGGCTACTACGACCTCGCCACACCCTACTACGCGACGAAGTACACGCTGGCGCACATGGGGCTCGATAGATCGCTGCGGGATCGTATCAACACATCCGAGTATGAGGCTGGGCACATGATGTACATCCACGGCGTCTCGCTGAAGAAGCTGAAGAAGGACGTCGCCGCGTTCATCAGTTCCGCTCTCGAGTAG